From Bradyrhizobium sp. NDS-1, the proteins below share one genomic window:
- a CDS encoding TetR/AcrR family transcriptional regulator, whose product MVQKSKPPAAASEGKHRGEPEHRGEPERRGEPKRRGRPRAYEPEVALGKALDLFRKQGFAATSLDDLSEATGMNRPSLYGAFGDKRELYIKSYQRYREEARAAMVEIFRQEMPVRQRLERIFACALNIYLSGEAGPRGCFTVVTAASEAVSDPDIRAMVLDGLTELDKGFTNCFRRAKDNDELPESADPVVLAQIASATIHTIAIRSRARVSRKDLEAIVKGAIDMMLGAGSKT is encoded by the coding sequence ATGGTACAAAAATCAAAGCCGCCAGCTGCTGCCAGCGAGGGCAAGCACCGCGGCGAACCCGAGCACCGCGGCGAACCCGAGCGCCGCGGTGAACCTAAGCGCCGCGGCCGGCCGCGCGCCTACGAGCCCGAAGTCGCGCTCGGCAAGGCGCTGGACCTGTTCCGCAAGCAGGGCTTTGCCGCGACCTCGCTCGATGATCTCAGCGAGGCGACCGGGATGAATCGCCCGAGCCTCTACGGCGCCTTCGGTGACAAGCGCGAGCTCTACATCAAGAGCTATCAGCGCTATCGCGAGGAGGCCCGTGCCGCGATGGTCGAGATCTTTCGACAGGAGATGCCGGTGCGCCAACGTCTCGAGCGCATCTTCGCCTGTGCGCTGAACATCTATCTGTCCGGCGAGGCTGGCCCGCGCGGTTGCTTCACGGTGGTGACCGCGGCCTCGGAGGCGGTGAGTGATCCAGACATCCGCGCCATGGTGCTCGACGGTCTCACCGAGCTCGACAAGGGCTTCACAAATTGCTTCCGCCGCGCCAAGGACAACGACGAGTTGCCGGAGAGTGCGGATCCGGTCGTGCTGGCGCAGATCGCATCAGCCACCATCCACACCATCGCCATCCGCTCGCGCGCGCGCGTGTCGCGCAAGGACCTCGAGGCCATCGTGAAGGGCGCGATCGACATGATGTTGGGCGCGGGCTCCAAGACCTGA
- a CDS encoding glutathione binding-like protein — translation MDLYFSPLACSMATRVALYEAGAEANYLEVDPPTKTVLSDGSDFRAVNPIGLVPTLRTDEGVVLTENAAILQYIADRFPQSGLGATAGIERTRLHQWLCFVGTELHKSLFVPLLDRKAPQEAKAYALEKNLSRLDYLDNHLKGRDFLLDHFSVADAYLVTVINWTMATPPIELAKWPNLKAYYERMRQRPSFAKAIAEEFELYKAEQARKKAAA, via the coding sequence ATGGATCTCTATTTCTCGCCGCTCGCCTGCTCCATGGCGACGCGCGTGGCGCTGTACGAAGCCGGCGCCGAGGCGAACTATCTCGAGGTCGACCCGCCGACCAAGACAGTGCTGAGCGACGGCTCGGACTTTCGAGCCGTCAATCCGATCGGCCTGGTGCCGACGCTGCGCACCGACGAGGGCGTGGTGCTGACCGAGAACGCGGCGATCCTGCAATACATCGCCGACCGCTTCCCGCAATCCGGGCTCGGCGCCACCGCGGGCATCGAGCGCACGCGGCTGCATCAATGGCTGTGCTTCGTGGGCACAGAGCTGCACAAGAGCCTGTTCGTTCCCCTGCTCGACCGCAAGGCGCCGCAGGAGGCCAAGGCCTATGCCCTGGAGAAGAACCTGTCGCGGCTCGACTATCTCGACAATCATCTGAAGGGGCGCGACTTCCTGCTCGACCATTTCAGCGTCGCCGACGCCTATCTCGTCACGGTCATCAACTGGACCATGGCGACGCCGCCGATCGAGCTCGCGAAATGGCCGAATTTGAAGGCGTATTATGAACGCATGCGCCAGCGCCCCTCCTTTGCCAAGGCGATTGCGGAGGAGTTCGAGCTGTACAAGGCCGAGCAGGCACGCAAGAAGGCGGCGGCTTAG